CTTTGATTCGATATTCAGTGAGTGGCCCTATAGCCGTGGAATTTGACACCAAAAAGAATGGAAGCCTTCTCCACTGAAGGCGGACATTGAAGCAAGAATCAGCCATGCTAATCTCGGGTTTTTCTATTCGCTCAATAGTGGATGTGCCCATGTCCCGGGTCAAGTTCAACGTGAATAGCGAATATGCATACCTGCAAAACTTCAAAATCCTCCAGAGTACGTTCCGATCGTCCTGTCGCAACTTCGCCGGCCGAAttccccctttccctcccccaAGCAAGCAAGTCGCGCGAGAAATGAGCAGCCATTCTAACACCGGCCGATCTTGTCTTCGCCAATAGATGTCTTCACCCGTCATCAAATTGTGAAGCCTATTCCCGTCGAGTCCTTGACCAAGTGCCGCATGCAGGATAACCTGGAATTCCTTCAGTGGGTGAAGAAGTACTGGGATCAGCACTACCCCGGTGGTGACTACGATGCTGTCGGTCGCCGAAAGGCCTCTGGTGCCCCCGCCGGTGCCCCCGCTGCCGCGCCTCGGGCTTCATCCTCCAGCTCTCGCCGTGGTGTGACGCCCACCACGAGTGTTTCCCGTGCTCCCCGTGTGGCCGCGGCCGCAGGCGGCGGCGCCATGACCGCCGCGCTTCAGCAAGAAATTGCCACGCAGAAGGAGGCCATCGCCGGTTTGGAGAAGGAGCGTGACTTTTATTTCGCCAAGCTGCGCGACATTGAGCTTCTTCTGCAGACCGCGATTGAGGAGAACCccgagattgagaaggaggaggatacACTAGTCAAGCATATCCAGGGTATTCTGTATTCGACCGAGGTATGACCCGctggaagagggggagatACCATGAAAATTTGTCTATTTTACGCCAATTGGAGACCATTCGGCTGACCAGGTTTGACTTTAGGATGGATTTGAAATTCctgccgaggacgaggagggcGTGGCTGATGAGCTGGAGACTTTCTGAGCGATTCTGTCTGGCACAAAGCGTCTCGTTATCTAAATACCCCTCGCTCTTCATCAttccctctctttcatttgttgtttctttccctccttctaattcttccctttttcccccctctttgTTCTTTGGTCGGGGGGAGTGAGCAGTTCCGATACTGTCTATTTTgcattgtcttcctcgggaGGCAGTCGACTTCATACAAAAGGACATTTTTTCGGGAATTTGAAAGCCAGAGCTAGTGCGGCATTCTGTCAGTGAACCGCATCCATACGATGT
The nucleotide sequence above comes from Penicillium oxalicum strain HP7-1 chromosome II, whole genome shotgun sequence. Encoded proteins:
- a CDS encoding Microtubule integrity protein mal3, encoding MGESRQELLAWLNSLLQLNITKIEQCGTGAALCQIFDSIFMDVPMSRVKFNVNSEYAYLQNFKILQNVFTRHQIVKPIPVESLTKCRMQDNLEFLQWVKKYWDQHYPGGDYDAVGRRKASGAPAGAPAAAPRASSSSSRRGVTPTTSVSRAPRVAAAAGGGAMTAALQQEIATQKEAIAGLEKERDFYFAKLRDIELLLQTAIEENPEIEKEEDTLVKHIQGILYSTEDGFEIPAEDEEGVADELETF